The Polyangiaceae bacterium genome includes a region encoding these proteins:
- a CDS encoding SMI1/KNR4 family protein, which produces MRKTINDLIAVVESTQPHVVADGEARQDLDRFTARSGFALPSDLTAFYERISSATLVESYQMLPPSAWVRTGAALQGPEWAESEPPSWYAFCDAFDGNYIGIDLATTAAGANPILDCDHDDVRERRVIANSFTEFLTEALRSPDRPFYLGVDFQPITTVHLPYNPPLSWLRREYHRWSVDPEVGPETCRHPGCARLHVHLSVLCRRHHFENIQRLPYPFDD; this is translated from the coding sequence ATGCGGAAAACCATCAACGACCTTATTGCCGTCGTCGAATCCACTCAGCCCCACGTTGTCGCCGACGGAGAAGCCCGGCAGGACCTAGACCGATTCACGGCTCGGTCCGGCTTCGCTCTTCCCTCAGATCTGACGGCGTTCTATGAGCGCATTTCGTCCGCGACCCTCGTCGAGAGCTACCAGATGCTGCCCCCTTCGGCGTGGGTTCGTACGGGCGCTGCCCTGCAAGGACCGGAGTGGGCCGAGTCAGAGCCTCCGTCCTGGTACGCTTTCTGCGACGCCTTCGACGGGAACTACATCGGGATCGATCTTGCCACGACCGCCGCTGGAGCCAATCCCATTCTGGACTGTGATCATGACGACGTCCGGGAGAGACGTGTCATCGCCAACTCATTCACCGAGTTCTTGACCGAAGCGCTTCGCTCTCCCGACCGCCCCTTTTACCTTGGGGTCGACTTTCAACCGATCACGACAGTGCACCTCCCGTACAACCCGCCGCTCTCGTGGCTACGACGTGAATACCACCGCTGGTCCGTCGATCCGGAAGTGGGACCCGAAACCTGCCGGCATCCCGGCTGCGCGCGTCTGCATGTTCATCTCAGCGTGCTGTGTCGCCGCCATCACTTCGAGAACATACAAAGGCTCCCCTATCCTTTTGACGACTAG
- a CDS encoding sel1 repeat family protein: protein MRFATLLLISALLGCERAGSAERAPPDHPTQEPAPETSPTEWRKAKCDDGDGEACWTIGYRYEKGYSDQDGFYPQDYGAAANYYKRGCTLGALSACNSFARLLRDGHGVTRDDRGATNLFVATCERGDAMSCAEAGVAHLNIDVARAEAFFRKACTGGNIAGCKALQRMATMPRDAKVPPPVGGGGFRLGSTLDEAAAACRGGGFDWMVAVENETHGKCTGVPGKVGLDVAYVQSCASGKVCDIMLGKTLSPSNPNQWPNEFQAKLTALEAHYGKPSELKHKVPTECSTTLANCIESKRAEIHAWWTWASGEQVVLVVTVITGRPGLWVKYLTAESSRRANVNSL from the coding sequence GTGCGTTTCGCCACACTCTTGCTGATTAGTGCCTTGCTGGGGTGCGAAAGGGCAGGGTCCGCCGAGCGCGCGCCGCCGGACCACCCAACACAAGAGCCCGCGCCGGAAACGTCGCCGACCGAATGGCGGAAGGCGAAGTGCGACGACGGCGATGGCGAGGCCTGCTGGACCATCGGCTACAGGTACGAGAAGGGGTACAGCGACCAGGATGGCTTCTATCCGCAGGACTACGGCGCTGCCGCAAACTACTACAAACGAGGATGTACGCTTGGTGCGCTCAGTGCTTGCAACAGCTTTGCCCGTCTGCTGCGGGATGGCCACGGAGTCACCCGCGACGACCGCGGCGCAACGAACTTGTTCGTGGCCACGTGCGAGCGCGGGGACGCCATGTCGTGCGCCGAGGCGGGTGTTGCGCACCTCAACATTGATGTCGCCCGCGCAGAAGCGTTCTTTCGCAAGGCATGCACCGGGGGAAACATCGCGGGATGCAAAGCGCTGCAACGAATGGCTACCATGCCCAGGGACGCAAAGGTCCCGCCGCCGGTCGGCGGCGGAGGCTTCCGCCTTGGCTCGACACTCGACGAGGCGGCCGCCGCGTGTCGCGGGGGCGGCTTCGACTGGATGGTCGCCGTCGAGAACGAGACGCACGGCAAATGCACCGGAGTACCGGGGAAGGTCGGTTTGGACGTCGCCTACGTCCAGTCCTGCGCAAGTGGCAAGGTCTGTGACATCATGCTCGGCAAGACCCTTAGCCCCTCCAATCCGAACCAATGGCCAAACGAGTTTCAGGCCAAGCTAACCGCGCTTGAGGCCCACTATGGCAAGCCGTCGGAGCTGAAACACAAGGTGCCAACAGAGTGCTCCACGACGTTGGCGAATTGCATCGAGAGCAAGCGCGCCGAGATACACGCATGGTGGACGTGGGCAAGTGGCGAACAGGTTGTTCTGGTCGTGACCGTCATCACGGGCCGTCCGGGTCTTTGGGTGAAGTATCTCACCGCCGAATCATCGCGGCGCGCAAACGTCAATTCGCTCTGA
- a CDS encoding transposase, with amino-acid sequence MSRRGVGVTPTRSIRWQPPRRATLARSRSRGAITTASISTWSGRTGLALGAPRRGPRGPNAAMYRRLHRAPWLLATSLPHTQGSERRIKQLYTLRMQIEETFRDLKCHRWGFGLRYANCRTAKRLELLLLVGTLAALVTWLVGLGARAMDWTRHLQANTVRKREVLSTFFIGRQLLARPASLLPPLLAALITLRRHLLPPVPV; translated from the coding sequence GTGAGCAGACGGGGCGTTGGTGTTACACCCACTCGCTCTATCCGCTGGCAACCACCAAGGCGCGCTACGTTGGCGAGGTCGCGCTCTCGCGGCGCCATCACTACCGCTTCCATCTCTACCTGGTCCGGGCGTACAGGCCTCGCGCTGGGCGCCCCGCGCCGCGGTCCCAGAGGGCCAAACGCAGCGATGTATCGTCGCCTTCACCGAGCTCCATGGCTGCTCGCGACATCGCTTCCTCACACCCAAGGCAGTGAGCGCAGGATCAAGCAGCTTTACACCTTGCGCATGCAGATTGAAGAAACCTTTCGCGACCTCAAGTGCCATCGTTGGGGCTTCGGACTGCGATACGCGAACTGCCGTACCGCGAAGCGACTCGAGCTGCTGCTCCTCGTCGGAACTCTCGCTGCCCTCGTCACCTGGCTCGTTGGGCTCGGAGCTCGTGCAATGGACTGGACCAGGCACCTGCAGGCCAACACAGTGCGCAAACGCGAGGTGCTCTCGACCTTCTTCATCGGCCGACAGCTACTCGCTCGTCCGGCGTCCTTGCTCCCACCTCTTCTGGCGGCACTCATCACTCTGCGCCGGCACTTGTTGCCCCCGGTGCCCGTCTAG
- a CDS encoding trypsin-like serine protease yields the protein MSRKIRVAALPGLLSGALFGLPHEAHALYGARSVDESAWPFVVQLDERCTGVIIHPLVVVYAGHCGTAFTEVRLSGRQVRRVPLVKCQAHRNAFAGTREDIAFCVLSLPAEVPLPRLPAGTEGHINLVGRHATVVGFGTDAVGRLGKREMTVQVLSIGRTAGMASIGAPGKGICEGDSGAPALDCAGLSDAPCTVLAIASATTSPRCEERPAQFVLLGPARAWIEENSGIRLTADSTGEKAVPKRQDWTLALAMLVGLAFAALSSALFGAVRRRG from the coding sequence GTGAGTCGAAAGATTCGCGTTGCGGCACTGCCCGGGCTCCTATCGGGAGCACTCTTCGGGCTGCCTCACGAAGCGCATGCGCTTTACGGCGCGCGGTCGGTCGACGAATCGGCATGGCCGTTCGTCGTTCAGCTCGATGAACGCTGCACGGGGGTCATCATTCACCCGCTGGTCGTTGTCTACGCTGGGCATTGCGGGACGGCCTTCACCGAGGTTCGTCTGTCGGGGCGACAGGTGCGCCGTGTTCCGCTCGTCAAGTGCCAGGCGCACCGCAATGCCTTTGCCGGCACGCGGGAGGACATAGCCTTCTGCGTGCTCTCTCTCCCAGCAGAGGTTCCTTTGCCCAGATTGCCCGCGGGCACCGAGGGGCACATTAATTTGGTGGGGCGCCACGCGACGGTTGTTGGATTCGGAACTGACGCTGTTGGTCGGTTGGGTAAGCGCGAGATGACCGTGCAAGTACTGTCGATCGGCCGAACGGCCGGAATGGCCTCGATTGGTGCGCCCGGGAAAGGGATCTGCGAGGGCGACTCCGGTGCGCCTGCGCTCGATTGCGCGGGTCTCTCCGACGCGCCTTGCACGGTATTAGCCATCGCGTCCGCGACGACGTCGCCGCGCTGCGAGGAAAGACCCGCGCAATTCGTCCTCCTCGGTCCGGCGCGTGCGTGGATAGAAGAAAACTCGGGCATCAGACTCACAGCCGATTCGACCGGGGAGAAGGCCGTTCCTAAGCGCCAGGATTGGACGCTGGCACTCGCGATGCTGGTTGGGCTGGCGTTCGCTGCGCTATCGAGCGCACTGTTTGGCGCGGTTCGGCGCCGTGGGTGA